One genomic region from Shewanella aestuarii encodes:
- a CDS encoding cytochrome c oxidase subunit 3, with the protein MTTKHEAYYVPAQSVWPIVGAIGLFLIAFGAGTYVQQLSTEQSSGGYILIAGIVVILCMLFGWFKNVIDESMSGLYSAQMDRSFRQGMSWFIFSEIMFFGAFFGALFYARTVAVPWLGGASNNAMTHEILWPTFEAMWPLIKTPDGTTTEAMPWTGLPLINTIILLTSSVTLHFAHTSLEKAKRTPLTIWLALTIALGAVFLFLQVEEYTHAYHEMGLTLESGIYGNTFFLLTGFHGMHVTLGTIFLIILWLRVVKGHFTADKHFAFQAGSWYWHFVDVVWLCLFVFVYVL; encoded by the coding sequence ATGACAACAAAGCACGAAGCTTATTATGTGCCAGCACAAAGTGTTTGGCCTATTGTGGGCGCCATAGGGCTATTTTTAATCGCCTTTGGAGCTGGCACTTATGTACAACAACTTTCGACTGAACAAAGTTCGGGGGGCTATATTTTAATTGCCGGTATTGTGGTGATTTTATGTATGCTTTTCGGCTGGTTTAAAAATGTGATTGATGAGTCAATGTCAGGCTTATATTCAGCTCAGATGGACCGGTCATTTCGTCAAGGAATGAGCTGGTTTATCTTTTCTGAAATCATGTTTTTTGGCGCGTTTTTTGGGGCATTATTTTATGCCCGTACGGTAGCGGTCCCTTGGTTAGGTGGCGCATCAAATAATGCCATGACCCATGAAATTCTATGGCCAACGTTTGAAGCCATGTGGCCATTAATTAAAACGCCTGATGGCACCACAACCGAAGCCATGCCTTGGACAGGATTGCCATTAATCAATACGATAATACTGCTGACATCATCGGTCACGCTGCATTTTGCTCACACCAGTTTAGAAAAAGCCAAACGTACACCATTAACTATTTGGTTAGCATTAACCATTGCATTAGGTGCCGTATTTTTATTCTTACAGGTTGAAGAGTACACCCATGCTTATCATGAAATGGGGTTAACCCTAGAGTCAGGAATTTACGGTAACACCTTTTTCTTGCTAACTGGTTTTCACGGTATGCATGTCACATTAGGTACCATATTTCTTATCATCCTTTGGCTTAGGGTAGTAAAGGGGCATTTCACTGCAGACAAGCATTTTGCCTTCCAAGCCGGTAGTTGGTATTGGCATTTTGTGGACGTAGTTTGGTTATGTTTATTTGTGTTTGTCTATGTGTTGTAA
- a CDS encoding DUF2909 domain-containing protein — protein MTAPLIVKLVLVLLLVFILFNLARALFIMVKGENKQSMSPFLGRRVMFSALVVILLLIAMGLGVIQPNPRPY, from the coding sequence GTGACAGCCCCTCTGATCGTTAAGTTAGTTTTAGTGCTACTGCTTGTATTCATTCTTTTCAATTTAGCCCGTGCATTATTTATTATGGTTAAAGGAGAAAACAAACAATCCATGAGTCCTTTTTTAGGGAGAAGAGTGATGTTTTCTGCCTTGGTGGTGATCCTATTATTAATTGCCATGGGATTAGGCGTTATTCAGCCTAACCCACGGCCTTACTAA
- a CDS encoding IS982 family transposase — protein sequence MRKLVDLFCHVDDFCKAFLPQWQQLQLESGERKRNRKGRMSESEIMTIIVAFHMSHQRDFKNFYLGIICRYYKNDFPKLLSYTRFIEVMPSMLIPLSAFFTHVKGVPTGIEFIDSTSIKVCHNLRIPRHKVFKGTAARGKGTMGWFYGFKLHIITNHLGDIVAAKLTPANTDDRKPVRELSKGLLDKLYADKGYISKALTEDLKENGITLITTQRKNMKAKILAAWDRAMLSKRFIIETINDQLKNISQIEHSRHRSLHGFMLNLLGGLIAYCLKPEKPSLNITPTEKSGLMAMA from the coding sequence ATGCGTAAACTAGTAGATTTATTTTGTCATGTCGATGATTTTTGTAAGGCTTTTCTACCTCAGTGGCAGCAACTTCAACTTGAAAGTGGCGAGCGAAAGCGTAATCGTAAAGGACGAATGTCTGAAAGCGAAATTATGACAATCATTGTCGCTTTTCATATGTCTCATCAGCGTGATTTTAAAAACTTTTATCTGGGAATTATCTGTCGTTATTACAAAAATGATTTCCCTAAACTTCTCAGTTACACCCGATTTATTGAAGTGATGCCATCGATGCTTATACCACTAAGTGCTTTCTTTACCCATGTTAAAGGAGTGCCTACAGGTATTGAGTTTATTGACTCTACAAGCATTAAAGTCTGCCATAACTTACGCATCCCGAGACACAAGGTATTCAAAGGAACGGCTGCAAGAGGCAAAGGAACAATGGGCTGGTTTTATGGATTTAAGCTGCACATTATTACCAATCATCTTGGCGATATTGTGGCAGCTAAGCTTACTCCTGCTAATACGGATGACAGAAAGCCCGTTCGGGAACTGTCAAAAGGGCTACTCGATAAGCTTTACGCCGATAAAGGTTATATCAGTAAGGCGCTGACTGAAGATTTGAAAGAAAACGGGATCACTCTTATAACAACTCAACGAAAGAACATGAAGGCGAAGATATTAGCGGCTTGGGACAGAGCAATGCTGTCTAAACGGTTCATCATTGAAACCATCAACGACCAACTGAAGAATATTTCTCAGATAGAGCATTCAAGACACAGGAGTTTACATGGATTCATGTTGAACTTGCTAGGTGGATTAATCGCATATTGCCTAAAACCAGAAAAGCCATCATTGAACATCACACCTACAGAAAAGTCAGGGTTGATGGCGATGGCTTAA
- the cyoE gene encoding heme o synthase, whose translation MTKPLILNAPSAVVTWQWRAYFEMTKPKVVALMLLTVLVGMCLAVPGAVPLQPLLVGMTGIALMAGAAAAFNHLIDRRIDGLMARTYNRPLPKGKISGTKAGIFAVSIGILGFVLLYAWVNPLTAWLTFASLIGYALVYTAYLKRATSQNIVIGGLAGAMPPLLGWTAVTNELHGHALLLVIIIFTWTPPHFWALAIHRKKEYAKVDIPMLPVTHGVEFTKTCILLYTILLAIACLLPVLVGMCGPVYLVGSTLLSCGFIYKAWQLKYHDYQGLAMNVFKFSIYHLMVLFIVLLVDHYFWVN comes from the coding sequence ATGACAAAACCGCTCATCCTCAACGCCCCTAGTGCTGTAGTCACTTGGCAATGGCGTGCTTATTTTGAAATGACCAAACCCAAAGTCGTCGCACTAATGCTACTGACTGTTTTGGTCGGTATGTGTTTAGCTGTGCCAGGAGCAGTTCCTTTACAACCGCTATTAGTTGGCATGACCGGCATTGCTTTAATGGCAGGTGCGGCGGCGGCGTTTAATCATTTAATTGATCGCCGCATTGATGGCTTAATGGCAAGAACCTATAACCGCCCGCTTCCCAAAGGAAAAATATCCGGTACCAAAGCGGGGATTTTTGCAGTATCGATTGGCATCCTTGGCTTTGTATTACTTTATGCCTGGGTTAATCCATTAACCGCCTGGCTTACCTTTGCTAGCTTGATTGGTTATGCATTGGTTTATACAGCCTATCTAAAGCGCGCCACATCACAAAACATCGTAATTGGTGGGCTAGCGGGTGCCATGCCACCTTTACTTGGGTGGACAGCGGTAACTAATGAGTTACATGGTCATGCTTTGTTGTTGGTCATAATTATTTTTACTTGGACGCCACCACACTTTTGGGCACTGGCGATTCACCGTAAAAAGGAATATGCCAAAGTCGATATTCCCATGTTACCTGTTACCCATGGGGTTGAGTTTACTAAAACTTGTATTTTGCTTTATACCATTTTACTGGCGATTGCTTGCCTTCTTCCTGTTTTGGTCGGTATGTGTGGCCCGGTCTATTTAGTGGGATCAACCTTACTCAGTTGTGGCTTTATTTATAAAGCATGGCAGCTTAAATATCATGACTACCAAGGCTTAGCGATGAATGTATTTAAGTTTTCAATTTATCACTTAATGGTGTTATTTATTGTGTTACTTGTTGACCATTATTTCTGGGTAAATTAA
- the ctaD gene encoding cytochrome c oxidase subunit I yields the protein MSTTTHDIAAAHDDHHHGAPKGIMRWLLTTNHKDIGSLYLWFSFIMFLTGGAMAMVIRAELFQPGLQLVEPNFFNQMTTVHGLIMVFGAVMPAFTGLANWLIPMMIGAPDMALPRMNNWSFWILPFAFAILLSSLFMEGGGPNFGWTFYAPLSTTYSPDSTALFVFSVHIMGISSIMGAINVIVTIVNMRAPGMTWMKLPLFVWTWLITAFLLIAVMPVLAGVVTMVLTDKYFGTSFFDAAGGGDPVMFQHIFWFFGHPEVYIMILPSFGIISAIIPAFSRKKLFGYSSMVYATASIAILSFLVWAHHMFTTGMPVFAELFFMYCTMLIAVPTGVKVFNWVATMWRGSMTFETPMLFALAFIILFTIGGFSGLMLAITPADFQYHDTYFVVAHFHYVLVTGAVFSIMAAAYYWLPKWTGHMYSETLGRWHFWCSVISVNVLFFPMHFLGLAGMPRRIPDYAIQFADINQIVSIGGFAFGLSQLIFLAVVLKCIKGGEKAPDKPWEGAEGLEWTIASPAPYHSFTTPPEVK from the coding sequence ATGAGCACAACTACGCACGACATTGCTGCAGCCCATGATGATCACCATCACGGTGCCCCAAAAGGCATCATGCGCTGGCTGCTAACAACTAACCATAAAGACATTGGATCATTATATTTATGGTTCAGTTTTATTATGTTTTTAACCGGTGGCGCTATGGCCATGGTCATTCGCGCCGAGTTATTTCAACCCGGATTACAACTGGTTGAACCAAACTTTTTTAACCAAATGACCACAGTTCATGGTCTTATCATGGTGTTTGGTGCAGTCATGCCCGCCTTTACCGGCTTGGCTAACTGGCTTATTCCTATGATGATTGGTGCACCAGATATGGCGCTACCAAGAATGAACAACTGGAGTTTTTGGATTTTACCTTTTGCGTTTGCTATTTTGCTTAGCTCGCTATTTATGGAAGGCGGTGGACCTAACTTTGGCTGGACATTCTATGCCCCGCTATCAACAACTTACAGCCCAGACAGTACGGCACTATTTGTGTTTTCAGTGCATATTATGGGGATCAGCTCCATTATGGGCGCCATTAACGTCATTGTGACCATTGTCAATATGCGCGCTCCAGGCATGACATGGATGAAGCTGCCTTTATTTGTTTGGACTTGGTTAATTACCGCATTTTTATTAATTGCGGTCATGCCAGTGTTGGCCGGCGTGGTCACCATGGTATTAACCGATAAGTACTTTGGAACCAGCTTCTTTGATGCTGCAGGTGGTGGTGACCCAGTTATGTTCCAGCATATTTTCTGGTTCTTCGGCCACCCTGAAGTGTACATTATGATTTTACCGTCATTCGGTATTATCTCTGCCATTATCCCTGCGTTTAGTCGTAAAAAACTGTTTGGTTACTCGTCGATGGTTTATGCCACGGCCAGTATTGCTATTTTGTCATTCCTTGTGTGGGCACATCATATGTTCACCACAGGTATGCCAGTATTTGCCGAACTGTTTTTCATGTACTGCACCATGCTAATTGCCGTGCCGACAGGCGTTAAGGTATTTAACTGGGTAGCGACCATGTGGCGTGGGTCAATGACATTCGAAACACCTATGTTATTTGCATTAGCTTTTATCATTTTGTTCACCATTGGTGGCTTCTCAGGATTAATGCTGGCGATTACCCCTGCTGATTTCCAATATCATGATACCTACTTTGTGGTTGCGCACTTCCATTATGTACTGGTAACCGGAGCCGTATTCTCGATTATGGCGGCAGCCTATTATTGGCTGCCCAAATGGACAGGTCACATGTATAGCGAAACCTTAGGCCGCTGGCATTTTTGGTGCAGTGTGATTTCGGTTAACGTGCTGTTTTTCCCTATGCACTTTTTAGGGCTGGCGGGTATGCCGCGTCGTATTCCTGATTACGCCATCCAATTTGCAGACATTAACCAAATTGTTTCTATTGGTGGTTTTGCCTTTGGTTTATCTCAACTTATCTTTTTAGCTGTAGTACTCAAATGTATTAAAGGCGGCGAAAAAGCACCAGATAAACCTTGGGAAGGAGCAGAAGGCTTGGAGTGGACCATCGCAAGTCCAGCACCATACCACTCCTTCACCACACCACCAGAGGTGAAATGA
- a CDS encoding COX15/CtaA family protein, translated as MKINYLLKFTLVFTLMVILMGAYTRLSDAGLGCPDWPGCYGHLTVPNESHELAKVEAHFPEHTVEPEKAWLEMIHRYVAGILGLMVFAVLVLCLKHREAPKKLPIFIAALIIFQAALGMWTVTMKLMPIIVMSHLIGGFSLFSLLLLLYLRTKPLRIPGGDIYARKLAPLAMAGLVVLIIQIVLGGWTSSNYAALACTSLPICEGNWVDNLRFADAFSPFQGHHPSFEFGVLDYATRMTIHVTHRLWAVVTAAILILLAIKLLKAQSTVMRQSGYVLILLVVLQVALGISNVVMHLPLGIAVSHNGGAALLLLSMVFINYALWRKA; from the coding sequence ATGAAAATCAATTACTTATTAAAATTTACTTTAGTATTCACCTTGATGGTGATTTTAATGGGGGCCTATACTCGGCTGTCTGATGCTGGGCTAGGTTGTCCTGATTGGCCGGGTTGTTATGGTCATTTAACGGTACCAAATGAAAGCCATGAATTAGCTAAAGTTGAAGCCCATTTTCCTGAACACACGGTTGAGCCAGAAAAAGCTTGGCTCGAAATGATCCACCGCTATGTTGCCGGCATACTAGGCTTAATGGTATTTGCGGTTTTAGTGTTATGTTTAAAACACCGAGAAGCGCCCAAAAAGTTACCCATATTTATTGCCGCATTAATCATTTTTCAAGCCGCACTGGGGATGTGGACCGTCACCATGAAGTTAATGCCCATTATCGTCATGTCTCATCTAATCGGTGGATTTAGCTTATTCTCATTATTACTGTTGCTATACTTACGCACTAAACCACTGCGCATACCCGGTGGTGATATTTATGCACGTAAGCTTGCGCCTTTAGCAATGGCAGGGCTGGTTGTGTTAATCATTCAAATCGTGCTTGGCGGCTGGACCTCCTCCAACTATGCTGCTCTAGCTTGTACAAGCTTGCCGATTTGCGAAGGCAATTGGGTGGATAATTTACGCTTTGCCGATGCCTTTTCCCCCTTTCAAGGCCATCACCCTAGTTTTGAATTTGGGGTGCTCGATTATGCCACTCGCATGACGATTCATGTTACCCACCGACTTTGGGCAGTAGTTACTGCTGCGATATTAATTTTACTCGCTATCAAACTACTTAAAGCACAATCAACTGTGATGCGCCAAAGTGGTTACGTGCTTATTTTGTTAGTGGTGTTACAAGTTGCACTTGGAATCAGCAACGTAGTGATGCACTTACCATTAGGCATTGCGGTTTCTCACAATGGTGGGGCAGCACTATTGCTGCTTTCAATGGTGTTTATCAACTATGCCTTATGGCGTAAAGCGTAA
- a CDS encoding polysaccharide deacetylase family protein: MRKWFNLLALKGRTLNYTSCVIGFLLCSILPNTATAVVILQYHHVSDTTPKRTSVTPAQFAEQMQYLADNDYQVISLTDAVTDIKNQQEEESKQVVITFDDGYDSIFTQAAPILAKHQFPYTVFLSVDPIDAGYEGMMTWEQVKQLSDQGVIIANHTKGHEHLIRQLDNETISQWRQRVKQNLLDTEQRINQQTGQSVMLLAYPYGEYHTQLEALVAELGFVAFGQQSGAAGKYSSLTALPRFPIADAYADLQSLRVKFSSLNMPVLKQNITDPLLAFGQWQPQLKLTIDTQDIYPHQVMCFIQGQGSQQPAWINENTFTIQATTALNPGRTRYNCTAPSKSKGDYYWFSQPWIRTKDDGTWVEE; encoded by the coding sequence ATGAGAAAGTGGTTTAACCTTTTGGCATTAAAAGGGCGCACTCTGAATTATACATCTTGTGTCATAGGGTTCCTACTTTGTAGCATTTTGCCTAATACGGCAACGGCAGTCGTTATTTTACAATATCATCATGTATCTGATACTACCCCTAAAAGAACCAGTGTGACGCCAGCGCAGTTTGCTGAGCAAATGCAGTACCTTGCCGATAACGACTATCAAGTTATTTCATTAACTGATGCTGTCACCGATATTAAAAATCAGCAAGAGGAAGAGTCGAAGCAGGTTGTGATCACTTTTGATGATGGCTACGACAGTATCTTTACTCAAGCAGCCCCTATTTTAGCCAAGCACCAATTTCCGTATACGGTGTTTTTATCTGTTGATCCTATTGATGCAGGCTATGAAGGCATGATGACTTGGGAGCAAGTGAAACAGTTGTCAGATCAAGGAGTAATTATTGCTAACCATACTAAAGGGCATGAGCATCTTATTCGTCAGCTTGATAATGAAACAATCAGCCAGTGGCGTCAGCGTGTTAAGCAAAATCTGTTAGATACCGAACAAAGAATTAACCAGCAAACGGGTCAAAGTGTCATGTTGTTGGCTTACCCTTATGGTGAATATCATACCCAGTTGGAAGCCTTGGTTGCCGAGTTGGGGTTTGTGGCCTTTGGTCAGCAATCGGGAGCGGCGGGAAAGTATTCTTCGTTAACGGCGCTGCCACGGTTTCCGATAGCGGATGCTTATGCTGATCTGCAAAGTTTAAGAGTGAAGTTTTCAAGCTTGAACATGCCTGTGTTAAAGCAAAATATCACCGATCCGCTATTAGCATTTGGACAATGGCAACCGCAGCTTAAATTAACCATCGATACGCAAGATATTTATCCTCATCAAGTCATGTGTTTTATTCAAGGGCAGGGTAGTCAGCAACCAGCTTGGATAAATGAAAACACCTTTACGATTCAAGCCACCACAGCGCTTAATCCAGGCCGCACTCGCTATAATTGCACTGCGCCAAGCAAATCTAAAGGTGATTATTATTGGTTTTCACAGCCTTGGATAAGAACAAAAGATGATGGCACATGGGTGGAAGAGTAA
- a CDS encoding SCO family protein, whose translation MSKAGFVIALLLMIAAGFGVYQWQQTLGHNQTNKATMPAQVDLGLATSFIFDTPRALAPFELSDQYGNRFTNQDLQNKWSLFFIGFTSCPDVCPTTLNKLAAAYPDLQAISDQIQIVFVSADPQRDTQTKRLDYINFFNRDFKAITTEHSGLFPFSRDLGFAYAMVGDGDNYQVDHSASYVLVSPQGEKIAVFKAKPKPGETPQILNEELIADFNKIVSHFS comes from the coding sequence ATGAGTAAAGCTGGATTTGTGATTGCATTACTATTAATGATTGCTGCTGGTTTTGGAGTGTATCAGTGGCAGCAAACACTTGGTCATAATCAAACGAATAAGGCAACAATGCCTGCTCAGGTTGATTTAGGTTTAGCCACCAGCTTTATATTTGATACCCCAAGAGCACTCGCGCCGTTTGAGTTAAGCGATCAATACGGCAATCGTTTTACCAACCAAGATCTGCAAAATAAGTGGAGTTTGTTTTTTATCGGCTTCACCTCTTGCCCTGATGTTTGTCCGACCACATTAAATAAATTAGCGGCGGCTTATCCCGATTTACAAGCGATTAGCGATCAAATACAAATCGTGTTTGTTTCTGCCGATCCTCAGCGTGACACGCAAACTAAGCGTCTTGACTACATTAATTTTTTCAATCGTGATTTTAAAGCCATTACCACAGAACACAGCGGGCTATTTCCTTTCAGCCGTGATTTAGGTTTTGCCTATGCCATGGTAGGGGATGGGGATAATTATCAAGTTGATCACAGTGCATCTTATGTATTGGTGTCGCCTCAAGGTGAAAAAATCGCAGTATTTAAAGCCAAGCCAAAACCCGGTGAAACACCGCAAATTTTAAATGAAGAGTTGATAGCTGATTTTAATAAGATAGTGAGCCATTTTAGTTAA
- the coxB gene encoding cytochrome c oxidase subunit II, with product MKQWLYCLMAVLLAPPLGANEMPLNMTQGVTEISGKVYDLHMIILYICCVIGLIVFGIMIYSMIYHRKSKGAVAANFHESTKVEIAWTVIPFIILIGMAIPATKTLIAMEDPSNADLTVKITGSQWKWHYSYFNEGVEFYSILSTPREQIDGNAIKSDTYLLEVDKPLVLPINRKVRFLMTSDDVIHSWWVPAFAVKKDANPGFINEAWTKIDKPGIYRGQCAELCGKDHGFMPVVVQALPEADYDAWLADQKNLAKNAQAAAQAALSETLSKDELMTQGEQIYMARCAACHQPNGAGLPGVFPSLIGSPLIKGPVAGHIDIVLHGKPGTAMQAFDKQLTAKEIAAVVTYERNAWGNDTGDVIQAIDVSNAANGDAMPADTSASITNAIDETISVAVEAVAAQASDMAATVMPVDLTELSHEELMTEGLQVYTTSCAACHQATGAGLPGAFPSLIGSPIITGPVDEHIDIVRNGKPGTAMQAFASSLSPRQMAAVITYERNAWGNNSGDTVQATDVNSHGQ from the coding sequence CAATGGTTGTATTGTTTAATGGCGGTGTTACTGGCACCTCCCCTTGGGGCAAACGAAATGCCCCTCAACATGACACAAGGTGTAACAGAGATCAGTGGCAAGGTTTATGACCTCCATATGATAATTCTTTACATCTGCTGTGTTATTGGCTTGATAGTGTTTGGAATAATGATTTATTCCATGATCTATCACCGCAAATCAAAAGGCGCAGTCGCCGCAAACTTCCACGAAAGTACAAAAGTGGAAATTGCATGGACAGTGATCCCCTTTATCATATTAATTGGCATGGCGATCCCCGCCACAAAAACGTTAATTGCTATGGAAGACCCTTCAAATGCAGATTTAACAGTTAAAATTACCGGTTCTCAGTGGAAATGGCATTACAGCTATTTCAATGAAGGTGTCGAGTTTTACAGTATTTTATCCACGCCTCGCGAACAGATTGATGGTAACGCAATTAAAAGTGATACTTATCTTTTGGAAGTGGACAAGCCTTTAGTGCTACCCATAAATCGCAAAGTTCGCTTTTTAATGACATCTGATGATGTAATCCACTCATGGTGGGTACCTGCTTTTGCCGTTAAAAAAGATGCGAACCCAGGCTTTATTAATGAAGCTTGGACAAAAATTGATAAGCCTGGCATTTATCGCGGTCAATGTGCAGAGCTTTGCGGTAAAGATCATGGTTTTATGCCTGTAGTGGTGCAAGCTTTACCAGAAGCTGACTACGACGCATGGCTAGCTGACCAAAAAAACTTGGCTAAAAATGCACAGGCAGCAGCCCAAGCAGCATTGTCGGAAACCCTATCAAAAGATGAGTTAATGACTCAAGGTGAACAAATTTACATGGCACGATGCGCGGCTTGTCACCAACCTAATGGCGCAGGTCTGCCTGGTGTATTCCCATCATTAATTGGTAGCCCATTAATCAAAGGTCCAGTTGCTGGTCATATCGATATTGTCCTTCACGGAAAACCAGGAACGGCCATGCAAGCATTTGACAAGCAATTAACTGCTAAAGAAATTGCGGCTGTAGTTACTTATGAGCGCAATGCTTGGGGTAATGATACAGGGGATGTGATTCAAGCTATTGATGTGAGTAACGCCGCCAATGGTGATGCCATGCCTGCTGATACGTCCGCAAGCATTACTAATGCGATAGATGAAACCATATCTGTGGCGGTCGAGGCAGTTGCTGCTCAAGCTTCTGATATGGCTGCCACTGTCATGCCTGTAGATCTAACAGAGCTAAGCCATGAAGAGCTCATGACAGAAGGCCTGCAAGTATACACTACCAGCTGTGCTGCATGTCATCAGGCAACTGGCGCAGGTTTACCTGGCGCATTCCCCTCTCTCATTGGTAGTCCTATCATTACAGGCCCTGTTGATGAACATATCGACATTGTTCGCAATGGTAAACCAGGGACGGCAATGCAAGCGTTTGCAAGCTCATTATCGCCACGCCAAATGGCCGCGGTAATTACTTATGAGCGCAATGCATGGGGTAATAATTCTGGCGACACAGTGCAAGCCACTGACGTTAACAGCCATGGACAATAG
- a CDS encoding cytochrome c oxidase assembly protein: MTQPTKSNRKLVTMLILGSLGMFGFGFALVPLYDVLCDALGINGKPQNTASTYEAVIVDKNRTVTIEFVAHVQSGMAWEFTPTVNSIEVHPGELTHAKFHARNLSAKDTVGQAIPSVSPGQGAAYFNKTECFCFNQQPLAASASAELPLIFYVDPDLPASINTLTLSYTLYDITAKVGGGIKQGAAK; encoded by the coding sequence ATGACTCAGCCAACAAAATCAAACCGTAAATTAGTCACCATGCTGATTTTAGGATCGCTCGGCATGTTCGGCTTTGGTTTTGCTTTGGTGCCTTTGTACGATGTGCTGTGCGATGCTTTGGGAATTAACGGAAAACCTCAAAACACAGCCAGCACTTACGAAGCGGTCATTGTTGATAAAAATAGAACGGTAACCATTGAGTTTGTTGCACATGTGCAATCAGGAATGGCGTGGGAGTTTACCCCAACAGTGAACAGTATTGAGGTTCACCCAGGCGAACTGACACACGCTAAATTTCATGCACGTAACCTGTCTGCCAAAGATACCGTCGGGCAAGCAATCCCCTCGGTATCGCCGGGGCAAGGTGCGGCATATTTTAATAAAACAGAATGCTTTTGTTTTAATCAACAACCGCTTGCGGCATCAGCCAGCGCTGAACTTCCATTGATATTTTATGTGGATCCTGATTTACCAGCATCCATCAATACATTGACCCTCTCTTATACCCTTTATGACATCACAGCCAAAGTTGGTGGTGGCATAAAGCAAGGAGCAGCAAAATGA
- a CDS encoding SURF1 family protein, giving the protein MNTSSSTKTNLTIRGAVTGNPFAGLGWATLIFILITVSVFSVLVKLGLWQLERAQYKQAWEQTLLARQSQPALSVEQLQNTIQALPNQDQAASLTGYRLAISASPVTNSILLLDNQVFEGQVGYLVYQVFSIQPESTKIVVELGFIGADKDRRVLPQIPAIPAGDYTLIGRVYQKQANPLSEHLLAESGNPTRIQNLAMNELAEHLGYPVLPVVLQPDNVPHSTLPQPWHPIPLSAQKHQGYALQWFTMAAVFLGLMTWLAIKNWRQLTHKQ; this is encoded by the coding sequence ATGAATACAAGCAGTAGCACTAAAACTAACTTAACGATCAGAGGGGCTGTCACTGGCAATCCTTTTGCTGGTTTAGGTTGGGCTACCTTGATATTTATTCTTATTACTGTGAGCGTGTTTAGCGTTTTGGTCAAGCTTGGTTTATGGCAACTTGAACGCGCACAGTACAAACAAGCGTGGGAACAAACATTATTGGCGCGTCAAAGCCAACCTGCCCTGAGTGTTGAGCAACTACAAAATACTATTCAAGCGCTACCGAATCAAGACCAAGCTGCGTCGTTAACGGGTTATCGATTAGCCATTTCCGCCTCTCCCGTAACAAACTCCATTTTACTGCTGGATAATCAAGTATTTGAAGGGCAAGTTGGCTACTTAGTTTATCAAGTTTTCAGTATTCAACCAGAGTCAACAAAGATAGTAGTAGAGTTAGGCTTTATTGGCGCAGATAAAGATCGCCGTGTGTTACCGCAAATACCTGCTATTCCCGCAGGAGACTACACTCTCATTGGCCGAGTTTATCAAAAGCAAGCTAATCCGTTGAGCGAACATTTATTGGCAGAAAGCGGTAACCCTACTCGAATTCAAAACCTCGCCATGAATGAGCTAGCCGAACATCTAGGTTATCCCGTTCTACCTGTTGTACTCCAACCAGATAATGTACCGCATTCAACTTTACCCCAACCTTGGCACCCCATTCCTTTGTCAGCGCAAAAGCATCAAGGCTATGCATTGCAATGGTTCACCATGGCTGCGGTATTTTTAGGATTAATGACTTGGCTCGCCATTAAAAACTGGCGTCAACTTACCCATAAACAATAA